The region ataaaacatcagatcccacAATTTCAATCcaatcggataaatataagacaagttacagtcaacataataatcggctctgctcccagctctgccggcagcgctgcttgctgtctactacgtctttcgtcatcaacagagtacatgcatacacacacagacgcaacgctacataaagtgtatgtgtatgcgtgcgttgctttgctttgggaatgagggaagaagaaaaacaaattgtaaaatagagagtaaaattgttttctttgtatattgatgaattgagttgcagaaaacaaacatgtaaaattattattacctaggactgcgagggtatataaacttcggcatagccgatgttagcttctttgatatttactattactttttgcaattgtttacGTGGTCTTTGGCCAGCTTCCAAATTTTCCATTGATTAGCTTCAAATCGAAGCTATTAGTTCTGATGTAATTTAAAGAAAGTCGACTATTAacttttgattccgcatccaCCAATACACCTTAAGCCCTTAAGCTCCGCCTCGCTTTTTTTCGTTATGCCATTATAATAATTTGCCTTGtttttataactttctttaaaattagccttttttaagaCACTTTTTCTTTGAGAGTCACTTAGACTTACCGAATTTTAACATCACAGATCTACGAACAATATGGTACAAGACTGACCTTTTAAGTTTCatcaacatatatacatataaacatgtacatatttttttctgttctcgTCGAGGCAACCATTTGAGTAATTGTCAGAACAATCATTAACTGCGAAAAAGCAATTCTGGAATTTCTGTGTAATTCGTCAGCTAAGCAAATTTCTAcgaaaaattaagtaaatcgGCCATGAACAGATGCCCCCACTGCTCTGGTACTGGTTACCAGCCTAAACGCCCCAAGAGTGCTGTACGCAAGCGCCCGCAATTTCACCTGaattcttatatatatgtggACCCCAATGATGAAACCAATTCTGTGGAAGCCGAAGCAGATGGCAATAATAAACAGATAGTCCATCCAAATGCCAACAGGCCTGAGTGCATTTGTCATCGTCCAAAGCACGGCTATGTATGCGACCGATGTCATCAATATTTCCATGGACGTTTGGCTGAAATTTGTCCACGTCACAAATCTGTAGGTAGGATAAGGCGAAAACATTTACAGcaaatttgaaatgttttccGTTTTAGGAAATATATTTAATGGACTTTCAGCGTTGCCCATATTGCGCGGCTCCAAACAGCATGATTCAAATTGCCAAATTTACTTCGAAGGAAATCTGTAAATTTGAAAATGCTGAACTACCCGGCGGAGATGAAGGCTTGTAGAATCCCCCCTTGAAATGTAATACCTGTCTGTGCTACACCCAAATTCAGTTTTCTCATTCTGTGATTTATGCAAAATGATGTGAAAAGAAAtcgtatataaatattatccTTTTTTGAAGCTTCGATACACTAGAAATGTTTTTTCTaacaatttaatttccttCTTGATTTATGTACACTTCTTTTGCTTAAAAGACTTGAAAGACTTAACTTTAAAGATGAATATATCAAGTAGATAACCAAATTATTTGTTGGTTGCGAAATGATCTCGTGTAAGCTTAGCATGTAATTTTCTCGTTAACATTGTAAAAAATTAGCAATATCGATGGCCAATAAATTGTTCGCTATAATCTAAGTTCTGAGGATTCTGAACTCAATAAGAGCAACCTCTTAGGTAAATATAGTCCTGGCGCGAAtgattaataatatatattcatgTATACATAGGTATCCGATTGTAAAGGAAGCAAAGCAGTTATCTggctaaaattatttttaggAGTTATTTGATAATATTTCACATAATCATGCTTAAAGTATGTAAAAGTTTAAGTTCAAAATTTAACTACTGTAGCTTTCTCGGATTAGGAAGTGTTTCTCACCAGTGTtggaaaatttcaaaacaGTGTGCCAAAATGTGCTTTTGTCTATAAATCcgcataaaaatatttcaattttataccCTCTTAAAATTGACAAATGTGGTCATAAAAGGGCTGTTCACCCCACAGTGCAGTGATAGGACGAGGGTGAGAAATTTcgcctgtgtgtgtgcatgtgtgtgtgtgtgtgtcaacgTTCTATGTACCGGAGCTTAATTGGTATTTCCTTGGTTTCGTTGCTATATTTAGTTGAGCTAGTTTTGCACTTACCCCCAAAAATAACTCAAGTACCATTCGCGTGTTTCATGCATTAAAGGTCCTAGTGGGAGCTAGAAACTGTTATTGTAGTTGATAACAGGATCACAAGAGCAGGAGGAATAGAAGCATCAGAActgaacagaacagaacagaaaacGTAAT is a window of Drosophila willistoni isolate 14030-0811.24 unplaced genomic scaffold, UCI_dwil_1.1 Seg145, whole genome shotgun sequence DNA encoding:
- the LOC124460854 gene encoding uncharacterized protein CG13380-like, with protein sequence MNRCPHCSGTGYQPKRPKSAVRKRPQFHLNSYIYVDPNDETNSVEAEADGNNKQIVHPNANRPECICHRPKHGYVCDRCHQYFHGRLAEICPRHKSEIYLMDFQRCPYCAAPNSMIQIAKFTSKEICKFENAELPGGDEGL